In Phragmites australis chromosome 24, lpPhrAust1.1, whole genome shotgun sequence, the following are encoded in one genomic region:
- the LOC133907664 gene encoding serine/threonine-protein kinase BSK2-like, translating to MGCFQSKVAGPLPPKDAAALPADNPADPEAAKGGADGGGDADDKEAAKRAVPAFREFALAELRAATKGFSADLIVSESGEKAPNVVYRGRLDGGRLIAVKRFSRLSWPDPQQFLADAAGVGKVRHKRLVNLIGCCAEGDERLLVAEYMPNDTLSKHLFHWDKQPLPWEMRLRVAYYIAQALDHCNAENRKIYHDLNAYRVLFDEEGDPRLSSFGLMKNSRDGKSYSTNLAYTPPEFLRTGRVIPESVLYSYGTVLLDLLSGKHIPPSHALDLIRGKNILLLMDSSLEGQYANEDASKLVDLASKCLQFEARDRPNIKYLLSSVGPLQKQKEVASHVLMGITKATSVLPTILSPLGKACAGMDLTAVHDILLKTGYKDDEGAENELSFQEWTQQVQEMLNTKKFGDIAFRDKDFKTAIDYYSKLVAMIQSPSATVFARRSFSYLMNEQAELALRDAMQAQVCMPEWPTAFYLQALALSKLGMETDAQDMLNDGATFDAKKQNSWRS from the exons ATGGGGTGCTTCCAGTCCAAGGTGGCGGGGCCGCTGCCGCCCAAGGACGCCGCCGCGCTCCCCGCCGACAACCCCGCAGATCCCG AGGCGGCGAAAGGCGGCGCGGACGGGGGAGGCGACGCCGACGACAAGGAGGCGGCGAAGCGGGCGGTGCCGGCGTTCAGGGAGTTCGCGCTGGCCGAGCTGCGCGCCGCCACCAAGGGCTTCAGCGCCGACCTCATCGTCTCCGAGAGCGGCGAGAAGGCGCCCAACGTCGTCTACCGCGGCCGCCTCGACGGCGGGCGGCTCATAGCCGTCAAGCGCTTCTCGCGCCTCTCCTGGCCCGACCCGCAGCAGTTCCTC GCGGATGCAGCGGGGGTGGGGAAGGTGCGGCACAAGCGCCTCGTCAACCTCATTGGCTGCTGCGCCGAGGGTGACGAGAGGCTGCTCGTCGCCGAGTACATGCCCAACGACACCCTCTCCAAGCATCTCTTCCACT GGGATAAGCAGCCATTACCATGGGAAATGCGGTTGAGGGTTGCATATTACATTGCGCAAGCACTAGACCACTGCAATGCGGAGAACAGGAAAATCTACCATGACTTGAATGCTTATAGAGTACTTTTTGATGAG GAAGGTGATCCTCGCTTGTCAAGTTTTGGACTAATGAAGAACAGCCGTGATGGAAAAAGTTATAGTACCAACCTGGCTTACACTCCACCAGAGTTTCTACGAACCG GCAGAGTAATCCCCGAGAGTGTGTTATATAGCTACGGAACTGTGCTGTTGGATCTTTTGAGCGGGAAACACATTCCTCCTAGTCAT GCACTAGATTTGATAAGAGGAAAGAATATACTGTTGCTGATGGATTCCTCCTTAGAAGGGCAGTATGCTAACGAAGATGCTTCGAAACTGGTTGATCTTGCATCAAAGTGTTTGCAGTTTGAAGCTAGGGACAGGCCAAACATAAAGTATCTCTTGTCTTCTGTTGGGCCTCTTCAGAAGCAAAAAGAG GTAGCATCGCATGTGTTAATGGGCATAACAAAAGCCACGTCAGTATTGCCAACTATTCTTTCGCCACTTGGGAAGGCCTGCGCCGGTATGGATCTTACAGCAGTGCATGATATTTTGCTCAAAACAGGTTATAAAGATGATGAAGGTGCAGAAAATGAG TTATCCTTTCAAGAATGGACCCAGCAAGTGCAAGAGATGCTGAACACAAAGAAGTTTGGTGATATTGCATTTAGAGACAAGGATTTCAAGACTGCAATCGACTACTACTCAAAG CTGGTTGCGATGATTCAATCACCTTCAGCTACAGTTTTTGCCAGGCGCAGTTTTTCCTACTTGATGAATGAGCAAGCAGAGCTTGCTCTCCGGGACGCAATGCAGGCCCAGGTCTGCATGCCCGAGTGGCCTACAGCCTTCTACCTCCAAGCCCTTGCTCTCTCAAAGCTCGGCATGGAAACCGACGCACAGGACATGCTCAATGACGGTGCCACGTTTGACGCCAAGAAGCAAAACAGCTGGCGTAGTTAG